A single Brassica rapa cultivar Chiifu-401-42 chromosome A04, CAAS_Brap_v3.01, whole genome shotgun sequence DNA region contains:
- the LOC103865874 gene encoding uncharacterized protein LOC103865874 isoform X4, with protein sequence MEEPRQPESLSSCRNVSDVAYYVRNRIELCIQNYMSLEVTAKYLEKNHRISKSVTHIVWEQLREENPLFFSHFEMRCKTAFQMRMFNDMLPKQAVRMFENGLIDICDASPSVKALLRREDPERVHRMETLASKRKLSSASLAMPYANCPSVAQTQILSNQQEQVLNPASLAMPNPSGPSAAQRQIPDEQLYKHLYASKLALSDANGISVPQLPIPYDQQDQHLYTTNLPLPYANGQSETQLPIPNNQQEQHLYATSLPLPVANGPSMTQLPMPSNQENQPYQDPSSAYNGNSLGDPAVEPADTENWMLLFDPKFADLGDLPPLPPEDTNPWPSSSDDLLYIDPMPEDFSAFELGGDILEGMHPSELEQHLTGGQYQPHWQQQTMQSGGRSNNNGLVNGESNGEHQWVDHQQAGGVQRHYPDESEALNNPDTGYIGHNGFSDTYINSEAQLVTQPSEQPQNQNGHYQPQPNVPVETLVNGESSDHQFCNNFDKNHSKRMLCTSVVDKQQEAGRVKRHQPESEALNNPNNGDGTQTNQQISPEARATSRSLKEWEQHEREQ encoded by the exons ATGGAAGAACCACGTCAACCAGAATCTCTATCCAGCTGCCGTAACGTTTCAGACGTCGCATACTAT GTGAGGAACAGGATCGAACTCTGTATTCAAAACTACATGAGTTTGGAAGTAACCGCCAAGTATCTTGAGAAGAATCACCGGATTAGTAAAAGTGTTACCCacattg TTTGGGAGCAGCTTCGAGAAGAGAATCCACTCTTCTTCAGCCACTTCGAGATGAGATGCAAGACGGCTTTTCAGATGAGGATGTTCAATGATATGCTGCCTAAGCAAGCTGTTCGAATGTTCGAGAATGGGCTTATTGATATCTGTGATGCTTCAC CTTCTGTTAAGGCTTTGCTTCGTCGAGAAGACCCTGAGAGAGTTCATCGTATGGAGACAttag CTTCCAAGAGGAAGCTGAGTTCTGCAAGCTTAGCAATGCCTTATGCAAATTGTCCATCAG TTGCACAGACGCAGATTCTTTCTAATCAGCAAGAACAAGTGCTTAATCCTGCAAGCTTGGCAATGCCTAATCCAAGTGGTCCATCAG CTGCTCAGCGGCAGATTCCTGATGAACAGCTATATAAACACCTTTATGCTTCAAAGTTAGCATTGTCTGATGCAAATGGTATATCAG TGCCACAGTTGCCTATTCCTTATGATCAGCAAGATCAGCACCTTTATACTACAAACTTACCATTGCCATATGCAAATGGTCAATCAG AGACACAGTTGCCTATTCCTAATAATCAGCAAGAGCAACACCTTTATGCTACAAGCTTACCATTACCAGTTGCAAATGGTCCATCAA TGACGCAGCTGCCTATGCCTAGTAATCAGGAAAATCAACCCTATCAGGATCCAAGCTCTGCATATAATG GTAACTCTCTTGGAGATCCAGCCGTTGAACCAGCAGATACTGAAAATTGGATGCTACTTTTTGATCCTAAAT TTGCCGACCTTGGAGATCTACCACCATTGCCACCAGAAGATACTAATCCATGGCCTTCTTCATCTGATGATCTTCTCT ATATTGATCCTATGCCAGAAGACTTTTCTGCGTTTGAGCTTGGAGGCGATATATTAGAAGGAATGCATCCCAGTGAACTGGAACAACACCTAACCGGAGGACAATACCAACCCCATTGGCAGCAGCAAACAATGCAAAGTGGAGGAAGAAGCAACAACAACGGGCTGGTGAATGGAGAAAGCAATGGCGAACACCAATGGGTTGATCACCAACAAGCAGGAGGTGTACAACGTCACTACCCTGATGAATCTGAAGCTTTGAACAATCCAGATACTG GCTATATTGGACATAACGGGTTTAGTGACACATATATCAACTCAGAAGCACAACTAGTAACGCAGCCCAGTGAACAGCCACAAAACCAAAACGGACATTATCAGCCGCAACCAAACGTCCCAGTAGAAACGCTGGTGAATGGTGAAAGCAGTGACCACCAGTTCTGTAATAACTTTGACAAGAACCATTCAAAGCGAATGTTGTGTACAAGCGTTGTTGATAAACAACAAGAAGCAGGAAGAGTCAAACGTCATCAACCTGAATCTGAAGCCTTGAACAATCCTAATAATG GTGATGGGACACAAACAAACCAGCAAATATCTCCAGAGGCAAGAGCAACGTCAAGGTCCCTGAAAGAGTGGGAGCAACATGAGAGGGAACAGtag
- the LOC103865871 gene encoding late embryogenesis abundant protein M17, whose protein sequence is MGSLKSLALLALLFSLSLAVFADTSNDAATHAKEEVKPSEATDAIEPQQRGCRYGCCGAYAYGQCAACCSRPQAAEAETEANDVVVEPEQRGRGGCRYGCCGSYAFGRCSACCSKAQAEEAMNTEAVEENAVEPQQRGGGCRYGCCGSWRYGRCSYCCRGPQAEAEVVEPQQIRRCRYGCCGRYPYPRCSVCCTKKMATEEEKKTEEAKP, encoded by the exons ATGGGCAGCCTCAAGTCTCTCGCTCTCTTGGCTTTGCTCTTTTCCCTCTCTCTCGCTGTTTTTGCCGACACATCCAATGACGCCGCTACACATG CTAAGGAAGAAGTGAAACCAAGTGAAGCGACCGATGCCATAGAGCCACAACAACGTGGTTGTAGATACGGATGCTGCGGAGCCTATGCTTATGGACAGTGCGCCGCTTGCTGCAGCCGACCTCAGGCCGCGGAGGCCGAAACCGAGGCCAATGACGTTGTTGTAGAGCCTGAGCAGCGGGGGCGTGGTGGTTGTAGGTACGGATGTTGCGGATCCTACGCTTTTGGACGGTGCAGCGCTTGCTGCAGCAAAGCCCAAGCTGAGGAGGCTATGAATACCGAGGCTGTTGAGGAGAACGCTGTTGAGCCTCAGCAAAGGGGTGGTGGTTGTAGGTACGGATGTTGCGGATCATGGCGTTATGGACGGTGCAGCTACTGTTGCCGAGGTCCTCAAGCCGAGGCTGAAGTTGTTGAGCCCCAGCAAATCCGTAGATGTAGGTACGGTTGCTGCGGAAGGTACCCTTATCCGCGATGCAGTGTTTGCTGTACCAAGAAGATGGCtacagaggaagagaagaaaacagaaGAAGCTAAGCCATGA
- the LOC103865872 gene encoding two-component response regulator ARR8 isoform X2: MPGMTGYDLLKRVKESAAFRSIPVVIMSSENVPARISRCLEEGAEEFFLKPVKLADLTKLKPHMMKTKLKKESENSAKEDNAVLKHEIRKEEEPSVIEVLPLHQEVEQEPMLSNNKRKAMEEVISTNRSRPKYNDITTLV, translated from the exons ATGCCTGGCATGACTGGTTATGATTTGCTCAAGAGAGTTAAG GAATCAGCAGCATTTAGAAGCATTCCCGTAGTGATAATGTCATCTGAGAACGTTCCTGCTAGAATCTCCAG ATGTCTGGAAGAAGGAGCTGAGGAGTTCTTCTTGAAGCCAGTAAAGTTGGCTGATCTTACCAAGTTGAAACCTCATATGATGAAAACCAAACTGAAGAAAGAAAGCGAGAACTCAGCAAAAGAAGATAATGCAGTTTTGAAACATGAgataagaaaagaagaagaaccatCCGTGATTGAAGTCTTGCCTCTACATCAAGAAGTTGAACAAGAACCAATGTTGAGTAATAATAAGAGGAAAGCAATGGAAGAAGTGATATCTACTAATCGATCACGTCCTAAATACAATGATATCACAACCTTGGTTTGA
- the LOC103865874 gene encoding uncharacterized protein LOC103865874 isoform X3 — MEEPRQPESLSSCRNVSDVAYYVRNRIELCIQNYMSLEVTAKYLEKNHRISKSVTHIVWEQLREENPLFFSHFEMRCKTAFQMRMFNDMLPKQAVRMFENGLIDICDASPSVKALLRREDPERVHRMETLASKRKLSSASLAMPYANCPSVAQTQILSNQQEQVLNPASLAMPNPSGPSAAQRQIPDEQLYKHLYASKLALSDANGISVPQLPIPYDQQDQHLYTTNLPLPYANGQSETQLPIPNNQQEQHLYATSLPLPVANGPSMTQLPMPSNQENQPYQDPSSAYNGHICKKKKLKTLLLKHMYESVSYSFPVGNSLGDPAVEPADTENWMLLFDPKFADLGDLPPLPPEDTNPWPSSSDDLLYIDPMPEDFSAFELGGDILEGMHPSELEQHLTGGQYQPHWQQQTMQSGGRSNNNGLVNGESNGEHQWVDHQQAGGVQRHYPDESEALNNPDTGYIGHNGFSDTYINSEAQLVTQPSEQPQNQNGHYQPQPNVPVETLVNGESSDHQFCNNFDKNHSKRMLCTSVVDKQQEAGRVKRHQPESEALNNPNNGDGTQTNQQISPEARATSRSLKEWEQHEREQ; from the exons ATGGAAGAACCACGTCAACCAGAATCTCTATCCAGCTGCCGTAACGTTTCAGACGTCGCATACTAT GTGAGGAACAGGATCGAACTCTGTATTCAAAACTACATGAGTTTGGAAGTAACCGCCAAGTATCTTGAGAAGAATCACCGGATTAGTAAAAGTGTTACCCacattg TTTGGGAGCAGCTTCGAGAAGAGAATCCACTCTTCTTCAGCCACTTCGAGATGAGATGCAAGACGGCTTTTCAGATGAGGATGTTCAATGATATGCTGCCTAAGCAAGCTGTTCGAATGTTCGAGAATGGGCTTATTGATATCTGTGATGCTTCAC CTTCTGTTAAGGCTTTGCTTCGTCGAGAAGACCCTGAGAGAGTTCATCGTATGGAGACAttag CTTCCAAGAGGAAGCTGAGTTCTGCAAGCTTAGCAATGCCTTATGCAAATTGTCCATCAG TTGCACAGACGCAGATTCTTTCTAATCAGCAAGAACAAGTGCTTAATCCTGCAAGCTTGGCAATGCCTAATCCAAGTGGTCCATCAG CTGCTCAGCGGCAGATTCCTGATGAACAGCTATATAAACACCTTTATGCTTCAAAGTTAGCATTGTCTGATGCAAATGGTATATCAG TGCCACAGTTGCCTATTCCTTATGATCAGCAAGATCAGCACCTTTATACTACAAACTTACCATTGCCATATGCAAATGGTCAATCAG AGACACAGTTGCCTATTCCTAATAATCAGCAAGAGCAACACCTTTATGCTACAAGCTTACCATTACCAGTTGCAAATGGTCCATCAA TGACGCAGCTGCCTATGCCTAGTAATCAGGAAAATCAACCCTATCAGGATCCAAGCTCTGCATATAATGGtcatatttgtaaaaaaaaaaaactcaaaacccTTTTACTTAAGCATATGTATGAATCAGTTTCCTATTCTTTCCCTGTAGGTAACTCTCTTGGAGATCCAGCCGTTGAACCAGCAGATACTGAAAATTGGATGCTACTTTTTGATCCTAAAT TTGCCGACCTTGGAGATCTACCACCATTGCCACCAGAAGATACTAATCCATGGCCTTCTTCATCTGATGATCTTCTCT ATATTGATCCTATGCCAGAAGACTTTTCTGCGTTTGAGCTTGGAGGCGATATATTAGAAGGAATGCATCCCAGTGAACTGGAACAACACCTAACCGGAGGACAATACCAACCCCATTGGCAGCAGCAAACAATGCAAAGTGGAGGAAGAAGCAACAACAACGGGCTGGTGAATGGAGAAAGCAATGGCGAACACCAATGGGTTGATCACCAACAAGCAGGAGGTGTACAACGTCACTACCCTGATGAATCTGAAGCTTTGAACAATCCAGATACTG GCTATATTGGACATAACGGGTTTAGTGACACATATATCAACTCAGAAGCACAACTAGTAACGCAGCCCAGTGAACAGCCACAAAACCAAAACGGACATTATCAGCCGCAACCAAACGTCCCAGTAGAAACGCTGGTGAATGGTGAAAGCAGTGACCACCAGTTCTGTAATAACTTTGACAAGAACCATTCAAAGCGAATGTTGTGTACAAGCGTTGTTGATAAACAACAAGAAGCAGGAAGAGTCAAACGTCATCAACCTGAATCTGAAGCCTTGAACAATCCTAATAATG GTGATGGGACACAAACAAACCAGCAAATATCTCCAGAGGCAAGAGCAACGTCAAGGTCCCTGAAAGAGTGGGAGCAACATGAGAGGGAACAGtag
- the LOC103865872 gene encoding two-component response regulator ARR8 isoform X1, translating into MGMATESQFHVLAVDDSLVDRKMIERLLQKSSCQVTTVDSGSKALEFLGLRESNESNDPNAPSSSPVTHQEIEINLIITDYCMPGMTGYDLLKRVKESAAFRSIPVVIMSSENVPARISRCLEEGAEEFFLKPVKLADLTKLKPHMMKTKLKKESENSAKEDNAVLKHEIRKEEEPSVIEVLPLHQEVEQEPMLSNNKRKAMEEVISTNRSRPKYNDITTLV; encoded by the exons ATGGGTATGGCAACAGAGTCACAGTTCCATGTTTTGGCTGTTGATGATAGTCTAGTTGATCGGAAAATGATAGAGAGATTGCTGCAAAAGTCTTCATGTCAAG TAACTACAGTTGATTCAGGGTCTAAGGCTCTTGAGTTTCTGGGTTTGAGAGAAAGCAATGAGAGCAACGACCCAAATGCACCCTCTTCATCACCTGTAACACATcag GAAATTGAAATAAATCTTATAATTACAGATTACTGCATGCCTGGCATGACTGGTTATGATTTGCTCAAGAGAGTTAAG GAATCAGCAGCATTTAGAAGCATTCCCGTAGTGATAATGTCATCTGAGAACGTTCCTGCTAGAATCTCCAG ATGTCTGGAAGAAGGAGCTGAGGAGTTCTTCTTGAAGCCAGTAAAGTTGGCTGATCTTACCAAGTTGAAACCTCATATGATGAAAACCAAACTGAAGAAAGAAAGCGAGAACTCAGCAAAAGAAGATAATGCAGTTTTGAAACATGAgataagaaaagaagaagaaccatCCGTGATTGAAGTCTTGCCTCTACATCAAGAAGTTGAACAAGAACCAATGTTGAGTAATAATAAGAGGAAAGCAATGGAAGAAGTGATATCTACTAATCGATCACGTCCTAAATACAATGATATCACAACCTTGGTTTGA
- the LOC103865877 gene encoding uncharacterized protein At5g39865, with protein MGSSSSKTTSSSCSNSSCSASRSPPEKKLNATTVPRAFSFPMPSVHHPPVKKGDTHHLVSLTSTTYGSLLHVDLDLHTLKNNKKTAEQDESLDSLSPDSVINTWELMNDLEDEFGSMKRDVDVNGSYEFVRMEEDWIPLPSKAKQPLWKHMAEESFLSGLDSNIISSYKRALSSRQLGKNTKPVSCSHSNQSVVSLSPVSSQALEEQEKPRLLEIEEDNKTIVLYFTSLRGIRKTYEDCCYVRTVLRGFQVAVEERDISMDSEYRKEVQILLGEEKPVCLPQVFIRGVHVGGVEEIKRLNDGGELGEMLRGFPVCESVGACECCGDARFVPCGSCGGSTKVFEEQEDGFKRCSGCNENGLVRCNNCCL; from the coding sequence AtgggttcttcttcttccaaaaccacttcttcttcttgttctaaCTCTTCTTGCTCGGCGTCACGCTCACCACCGGAGAAGAAACTCAACGCAACGACGGTTCCGAGAGCTTTCTCTTTCCCGATGCCGTCCGTTCACCATCCGCCGGTTAAAAAAGGCGACACGCACCACCTCGTCTCCCTCACGTCCACCACTTACGGTTCTCTTCTACACGTCGATCTCGACCTACATACACTAAAGAATAACAAGAAGACGGCTGAACAAGACGAGTCACTCGACTCGTTGTCTCCTGACTCAGTGATCAACACATGGGAGCTCATGAACGATCTCGAAGACGAGTTTGGTTCGATGAAACGTGACGTGGACGTTAATGGTTCTTACGAGTTCGTGAGAATGGAAGAAGATTGGATTCCATTGCCTTCTAAAGCTAAGCAGCCTCTGTGGAAACATATGGCTGAAGAGTCGTTTCTCTCTGGTTTAGATTCTAACATCATCTCATCTTACAAGAGAGCATTGTCTTCGAGACAACTAGGCAAGAACACAAAACCAGTCTCTTGCAGCCACTCTAATCAATCGGTTGTCTCTTTGAGTCCAGTGAGTTCTCAGGCTTTGGAAGAGCAAGAGAAACCAAGATTGCTTGAAATAGAAGAAGACAACAAGACTATAGTATTGTACTTCACTAGCCTGAGAGGAATCCGAAAGACTTATGAGGACTGTTGCTACGTCAGAACGGTACTGAGAGGGTTTCAAGTTGCGGTAGAGGAACGTGACATTTCAATGGACTCTGAATATAGAAAAGAGGTTCAGATTTTACTAGGAGAAGAGAAACCGGTTTGCTTGCCTCAGGTGTTCATAAGAGGCGTCCATGTTGGTGGAGTTGAGGAGATCAAGAGGCTTAACGATGGAGGTGAGCTGGGAGAGATGTTAAGAGGGTTTCCTGTTTGTGAATCCGTGGGAGCTTGTGAGTGCTGTGGGGATGCAAGGTTTGTGCCGTGTGGTAGTTGTGGTGGTAGTACGAAAGTGTTTGAGGAGCAAGAAGATGGGTTTAAGAGATGCAGTGGATGCAATGAGAATGGATTGGTGCGTTGTAACAATTGTTGTCTCTAG
- the LOC103865874 gene encoding uncharacterized protein LOC103865874 isoform X2: MEEPRQPESLSSCRNVSDVAYYVRNRIELCIQNYMSLEVTAKYLEKNHRISKSVTHIVWEQLREENPLFFSHFEMRCKTAFQMRMFNDMLPKQAVRMFENGLIDICDASPSVKALLRREDPERVHRMETLASKRKLSSASLAMPYANCPSVAQTQILSNQQEQVLNPASLAMPNPSGPSAAQRQIPDEQLYKHLYASKLALSDANGISVPQLPIPYDQQDQHLYTTNLPLPYANGQSETQLPIPNNQQEQHLYATSLPLPVANGPSMTQLPMPSNQENQPYQDPSSAYNGNSLGDPAVEPADTENWMLLFDPKCKEETQTLLSVSLIVLTNPSTYYELMSYSFSDIVADLGDLPPLPPEDTNPWPSSSDDLLYIDPMPEDFSAFELGGDILEGMHPSELEQHLTGGQYQPHWQQQTMQSGGRSNNNGLVNGESNGEHQWVDHQQAGGVQRHYPDESEALNNPDTGYIGHNGFSDTYINSEAQLVTQPSEQPQNQNGHYQPQPNVPVETLVNGESSDHQFCNNFDKNHSKRMLCTSVVDKQQEAGRVKRHQPESEALNNPNNGDGTQTNQQISPEARATSRSLKEWEQHEREQ, from the exons ATGGAAGAACCACGTCAACCAGAATCTCTATCCAGCTGCCGTAACGTTTCAGACGTCGCATACTAT GTGAGGAACAGGATCGAACTCTGTATTCAAAACTACATGAGTTTGGAAGTAACCGCCAAGTATCTTGAGAAGAATCACCGGATTAGTAAAAGTGTTACCCacattg TTTGGGAGCAGCTTCGAGAAGAGAATCCACTCTTCTTCAGCCACTTCGAGATGAGATGCAAGACGGCTTTTCAGATGAGGATGTTCAATGATATGCTGCCTAAGCAAGCTGTTCGAATGTTCGAGAATGGGCTTATTGATATCTGTGATGCTTCAC CTTCTGTTAAGGCTTTGCTTCGTCGAGAAGACCCTGAGAGAGTTCATCGTATGGAGACAttag CTTCCAAGAGGAAGCTGAGTTCTGCAAGCTTAGCAATGCCTTATGCAAATTGTCCATCAG TTGCACAGACGCAGATTCTTTCTAATCAGCAAGAACAAGTGCTTAATCCTGCAAGCTTGGCAATGCCTAATCCAAGTGGTCCATCAG CTGCTCAGCGGCAGATTCCTGATGAACAGCTATATAAACACCTTTATGCTTCAAAGTTAGCATTGTCTGATGCAAATGGTATATCAG TGCCACAGTTGCCTATTCCTTATGATCAGCAAGATCAGCACCTTTATACTACAAACTTACCATTGCCATATGCAAATGGTCAATCAG AGACACAGTTGCCTATTCCTAATAATCAGCAAGAGCAACACCTTTATGCTACAAGCTTACCATTACCAGTTGCAAATGGTCCATCAA TGACGCAGCTGCCTATGCCTAGTAATCAGGAAAATCAACCCTATCAGGATCCAAGCTCTGCATATAATG GTAACTCTCTTGGAGATCCAGCCGTTGAACCAGCAGATACTGAAAATTGGATGCTACTTTTTGATCCTAAATGTAAAGAAGAAACTCAAACCTTACTCTCTGTCTCTCTCATTGTATTAACTAACCCTTCTACTTATTATGAACTAATGTCCTATTCTTTTTCTGATATAGTTGCCGACCTTGGAGATCTACCACCATTGCCACCAGAAGATACTAATCCATGGCCTTCTTCATCTGATGATCTTCTCT ATATTGATCCTATGCCAGAAGACTTTTCTGCGTTTGAGCTTGGAGGCGATATATTAGAAGGAATGCATCCCAGTGAACTGGAACAACACCTAACCGGAGGACAATACCAACCCCATTGGCAGCAGCAAACAATGCAAAGTGGAGGAAGAAGCAACAACAACGGGCTGGTGAATGGAGAAAGCAATGGCGAACACCAATGGGTTGATCACCAACAAGCAGGAGGTGTACAACGTCACTACCCTGATGAATCTGAAGCTTTGAACAATCCAGATACTG GCTATATTGGACATAACGGGTTTAGTGACACATATATCAACTCAGAAGCACAACTAGTAACGCAGCCCAGTGAACAGCCACAAAACCAAAACGGACATTATCAGCCGCAACCAAACGTCCCAGTAGAAACGCTGGTGAATGGTGAAAGCAGTGACCACCAGTTCTGTAATAACTTTGACAAGAACCATTCAAAGCGAATGTTGTGTACAAGCGTTGTTGATAAACAACAAGAAGCAGGAAGAGTCAAACGTCATCAACCTGAATCTGAAGCCTTGAACAATCCTAATAATG GTGATGGGACACAAACAAACCAGCAAATATCTCCAGAGGCAAGAGCAACGTCAAGGTCCCTGAAAGAGTGGGAGCAACATGAGAGGGAACAGtag
- the LOC103865874 gene encoding uncharacterized protein LOC103865874 isoform X1, translated as MEEPRQPESLSSCRNVSDVAYYVRNRIELCIQNYMSLEVTAKYLEKNHRISKSVTHIVWEQLREENPLFFSHFEMRCKTAFQMRMFNDMLPKQAVRMFENGLIDICDASPSVKALLRREDPERVHRMETLASKRKLSSASLAMPYANCPSVAQTQILSNQQEQVLNPASLAMPNPSGPSAAQRQIPDEQLYKHLYASKLALSDANGISVPQLPIPYDQQDQHLYTTNLPLPYANGQSETQLPIPNNQQEQHLYATSLPLPVANGPSMTQLPMPSNQENQPYQDPSSAYNGHICKKKKLKTLLLKHMYESVSYSFPVGNSLGDPAVEPADTENWMLLFDPKCKEETQTLLSVSLIVLTNPSTYYELMSYSFSDIVADLGDLPPLPPEDTNPWPSSSDDLLYIDPMPEDFSAFELGGDILEGMHPSELEQHLTGGQYQPHWQQQTMQSGGRSNNNGLVNGESNGEHQWVDHQQAGGVQRHYPDESEALNNPDTGYIGHNGFSDTYINSEAQLVTQPSEQPQNQNGHYQPQPNVPVETLVNGESSDHQFCNNFDKNHSKRMLCTSVVDKQQEAGRVKRHQPESEALNNPNNGDGTQTNQQISPEARATSRSLKEWEQHEREQ; from the exons ATGGAAGAACCACGTCAACCAGAATCTCTATCCAGCTGCCGTAACGTTTCAGACGTCGCATACTAT GTGAGGAACAGGATCGAACTCTGTATTCAAAACTACATGAGTTTGGAAGTAACCGCCAAGTATCTTGAGAAGAATCACCGGATTAGTAAAAGTGTTACCCacattg TTTGGGAGCAGCTTCGAGAAGAGAATCCACTCTTCTTCAGCCACTTCGAGATGAGATGCAAGACGGCTTTTCAGATGAGGATGTTCAATGATATGCTGCCTAAGCAAGCTGTTCGAATGTTCGAGAATGGGCTTATTGATATCTGTGATGCTTCAC CTTCTGTTAAGGCTTTGCTTCGTCGAGAAGACCCTGAGAGAGTTCATCGTATGGAGACAttag CTTCCAAGAGGAAGCTGAGTTCTGCAAGCTTAGCAATGCCTTATGCAAATTGTCCATCAG TTGCACAGACGCAGATTCTTTCTAATCAGCAAGAACAAGTGCTTAATCCTGCAAGCTTGGCAATGCCTAATCCAAGTGGTCCATCAG CTGCTCAGCGGCAGATTCCTGATGAACAGCTATATAAACACCTTTATGCTTCAAAGTTAGCATTGTCTGATGCAAATGGTATATCAG TGCCACAGTTGCCTATTCCTTATGATCAGCAAGATCAGCACCTTTATACTACAAACTTACCATTGCCATATGCAAATGGTCAATCAG AGACACAGTTGCCTATTCCTAATAATCAGCAAGAGCAACACCTTTATGCTACAAGCTTACCATTACCAGTTGCAAATGGTCCATCAA TGACGCAGCTGCCTATGCCTAGTAATCAGGAAAATCAACCCTATCAGGATCCAAGCTCTGCATATAATGGtcatatttgtaaaaaaaaaaaactcaaaacccTTTTACTTAAGCATATGTATGAATCAGTTTCCTATTCTTTCCCTGTAGGTAACTCTCTTGGAGATCCAGCCGTTGAACCAGCAGATACTGAAAATTGGATGCTACTTTTTGATCCTAAATGTAAAGAAGAAACTCAAACCTTACTCTCTGTCTCTCTCATTGTATTAACTAACCCTTCTACTTATTATGAACTAATGTCCTATTCTTTTTCTGATATAGTTGCCGACCTTGGAGATCTACCACCATTGCCACCAGAAGATACTAATCCATGGCCTTCTTCATCTGATGATCTTCTCT ATATTGATCCTATGCCAGAAGACTTTTCTGCGTTTGAGCTTGGAGGCGATATATTAGAAGGAATGCATCCCAGTGAACTGGAACAACACCTAACCGGAGGACAATACCAACCCCATTGGCAGCAGCAAACAATGCAAAGTGGAGGAAGAAGCAACAACAACGGGCTGGTGAATGGAGAAAGCAATGGCGAACACCAATGGGTTGATCACCAACAAGCAGGAGGTGTACAACGTCACTACCCTGATGAATCTGAAGCTTTGAACAATCCAGATACTG GCTATATTGGACATAACGGGTTTAGTGACACATATATCAACTCAGAAGCACAACTAGTAACGCAGCCCAGTGAACAGCCACAAAACCAAAACGGACATTATCAGCCGCAACCAAACGTCCCAGTAGAAACGCTGGTGAATGGTGAAAGCAGTGACCACCAGTTCTGTAATAACTTTGACAAGAACCATTCAAAGCGAATGTTGTGTACAAGCGTTGTTGATAAACAACAAGAAGCAGGAAGAGTCAAACGTCATCAACCTGAATCTGAAGCCTTGAACAATCCTAATAATG GTGATGGGACACAAACAAACCAGCAAATATCTCCAGAGGCAAGAGCAACGTCAAGGTCCCTGAAAGAGTGGGAGCAACATGAGAGGGAACAGtag
- the LOC103865875 gene encoding uncharacterized protein LOC103865875, giving the protein MAMPLEVAVQLTKTVWFALSGWIFTCLYIADEIASSLRNRDIGHFHVG; this is encoded by the coding sequence ATGGCTATGCCTTTGGAAGTGGCGGTGCAGCTGACGAAAACGGTGTGGTTTGCTCTAAGCGGCTGGATTTTCACATGTTTGTATATCGCTGATGAAATCGCCAGTTCTCTCAGAAACAGAGATATAGGCCATTTCCATGTCGGATGA